One Alnus glutinosa chromosome 3, dhAlnGlut1.1, whole genome shotgun sequence genomic region harbors:
- the LOC133862937 gene encoding cytochrome P450 704C1-like, translated as MDIIWITLNFIAFSLIFLFLTISLLILRIFTGKSIKNPNYPPVDGTVFHQLFYFNTLYDQQTEAARKRRTFRLLAPAQSQIYTTDVRNIEHILKTNFDKYSKGEYNQDIVSDLFGQGIFAVDGDKWQQQRKLASFEFSTRVLRDFSSSVFRRNAAKLVRAVSELSDAGLAFDMQDILMRCTLDSIFKVGFGVELECLEGSRKEGSAFMKAFDDSNALVYWRYVDPFWKLKRFLNIGSEAVLKKNIKIIDDFVHGLIRTKRKLLAMQQECNDKEDILSRFLVESTRNPEKMDDQYLRDIILNFMIAGKDTSANTLSWFIYMLCKNPLIQEQIAQEVRNVTGSLDDGANVDEFMTNITNATLDRMHLLHAALTETLRLYPAVPMDGKCSEMDDILPDGYRVKKGDGVSYMAYAMGRMPYIWGEDAEEFRPKRWLKNGIFQHESPFKFIAFHAGPRICLGKEFAYRQMKIVSMALLRFFRFKQADDTKNVTYRTMFTLHIDGGLHVCAISRTDSQALDVMKLS; from the exons atgGACATTATCTGGATCACGTTGAACTTCATAGCCTTTTCACTAATCTTTCTCTTCCTAACAATCTCTCTTCTCATACTGAGAATCTTCACGGGAAAATCCATCAAGAACCCGAATTACCCACCCGTGGATGGCACGGTCTTCCACCAGCTCTTCTACTTCAACACACTCTATGACCAACAAACAGAAGCTGCCAGGAAACGACGAACCTTCCGGCTCCTCGCTCCGGCGCAAAGCCAGATATACACGACCGACGTGCGAAACATCGAGCACATACTGAAAACCAATTTCGACAAGTACTCGAAAGGTGAGTATAACCAGGATATTGTGAGTGATCTTTTTGGGCAGGGGATATTCGCTGTGGACGGGGACAAGTGGCAGCAGCAGAGGAAGCTTGCGAGCTTTGAGTTCTCGACGAGAGTGCTTAGAGATTTTAGCTCTTCTGTGTTTCGGAGAAATGCTGCTAAGCTGGTTAGAGCTGTTTCCGAGTTATCGGATGCCGGTTTGGCCTTTGatatgcag GACATACTAATGAGATGCACTTTAGATTCCATATTCAAAGTTGGGTTTGGGGTAGAATTGGAGTGCTTGGAGGGATCAAGGAAGGAGGGAAGCGCGTTCATGAAGGCCTTTGATGATTCAAATGCTTTGGTGTATTGGCGCTATGTTGATCCTTTCTGGAAGCTCAAGAGGTTTCTCAACATTGGCTCTGAAGCTGTCCTCAAGAAGAACATCAAAATCATCGATGATTTTGTGCATGGACTAATCAGGACCAAGAGGAAACTCCTGGCAATGCAACAAGAATGC AATGACAAGGAGGACATACTTTCGAGGTTTTTGGTGGAGAGCACAAGGAATCCAGAGAAAATGGATGATCAATATCTAAGGGacataattttgaattttatgatCGCCGGCAAAGATACAAGTGCAAACACTCTCTCCTGGTTCATCTACATGCTCTGCAAGAACCCTCTGATACAAGAACAAATTGCTCAAGAAGTGAGAAATGTCACCGGCAGTCTAGACGACGGAGCAAACGTCGATGAGTTCATGACAAATATAACCAATGCAACTCTAGATCGTATGCATCTTCTTCATGCAGCTTTGACAGAGACCTTGAGGCTATACCCTGCAGTTCCCATG GATGGGAAATGTTCAGAAATGGATGACATTCTTCCTGATGGCTATAGAGTGAAGAAAGGGGATGGGGTATCTTATATGGCCTATGCCATGGGGAGGATGCCTTatatttggggagaagatgcggaggAGTTCCGACCAAAAAGATGGCTAAAAAATGGGATCTTTCAACATGAATCACCATTCAAATTCATTGCCTTTCAC GCCGGTCCTCGAATTTGTCTAGGAAAGGAGTTCGCTTACAGGCAGATGAAAATAGTTTCAATGGCTCTTCTCCGATTCTTCAGGTTCAAACAAGCCGATGATACCAAAAATGTAACTTACAGGACAATGTTCACACTTCACATTGATGGAGGCCTCCATGTTTGTGCAATTTCTAGGACAGACTCGCAAGCTCTAGATGTGATGAAACTCTCTTAG
- the LOC133863333 gene encoding protein FAR1-RELATED SEQUENCE 5-like, with the protein MTVIIHSCFSQLHFDIDQNETANDTESEDNDVNCKNDMKLIDGVENVEEPKQGMVFNSLDEIALHYRKYGKQQGFAVVQKNERKNTSGHTCYITLSCASQGTRKASSSKPIQTTRTGCKACLNARLVNTKWYATNVSAKHNHDLSPGKARYFRCNKNLDSTAKRKLLINDRAGISMSKSYNSLIVEAGGYEHLEFGEKDCRNFIAKSRHLRLGTGGAGALCDYFKRMQAINNNLYFAIDFDDDCRYEMSFAPFVGVNHHGQSILLGAALISSEDTKTFVWLFETWLNCMNERAPSAIITDQNRAMKNAIRKVFPNTRHRWCLWHILKKLLEKFGSHSQYHAIKGAIRSCVYESQTRDEFDANWQSLLDCYNLRDNAWLCGLYSERTFWVPAYLKDVFWAGMTTTQRSESMNAFFYGYVHSSTTLKELWINTIVLCVETILVLVLPEELF; encoded by the exons ATGACTGTTATTATTCATAGTTGTTTCTCTCAACTTCATTTTGATATAGATCAAAATGAAACTGCAAATGATACAGAATCTGAAGATAATGATGTCAATTGCAAGAATGATATGAAGCTCATAGATGGAGTTGAAAATGTGGAGGAACCTAAGCAAGGAATGGTATTTAACTCCTTAGATGAAATTGCGTTGCATTATAGGAAATATGGAAAGCAACAAGGTTTTGCGGTGGtacaaaagaatgaaagaaagaatacaAGTGGGCATACATGTTATATCACTCTATCATGTGCAAGTCAAGGCACCAGAAAAGCCAGTTCAAGTAAGCCAATTCAAACAACTAGAACTGGGTGCAAGGCTTGTTTGAATGCAAGATTAGTTAATACAAAGTGGTATGCGACTAATGTATCTGCTAAGCATAATCATgatttaagcccaggcaaagctAGATActttagatgcaataagaatttggACTCTACTGCAAAGAGAAAGCTTTTAATAAATGATAGAGCTGGAATAAGTATGAGCAAGAGTTATAACTCACTTATAGTTGAAGCGGGGGGGTATGAGCACCTCGAATTTGGTGAAAAAGATTGCCGTAATTTCATTGCCAAGTCAAGGCATCTTCGTCTTGGCACAGGAGGCGCTGGAGCTCTTTGTGACTATTTCAAAAGGATGCAagcaattaataataatttatactTTGCcattgattttgatgatgattgtag ATATGAAATGTCATTTGCTCCTTTCGTGGGAGTTAACCATCACGGTCAGTCAATACTTCTTGGGGCAGCATTAATATCAAGTGAGGATACAAAGACATTTGTATGGTTGTTTGAGACATGGTTGAACTGCATGAATGAAAGAGCGCCAAGTGCAATTATAACAGATCAAAATAGGGCTATGAAGAATGCAATTAGAAAAGTTTTTCCAAATACTCGACATAGATGGTGTTTGTGGCACATATTGAAAAAGCTTCTAGAAAAATTTGGATCACATTCACAGTACCATGCCATTAAGGGTGCCATACGAAGTTGTGTGTATGAATCTCAAACACGCGACGAGTTTGATGCAAATTGGCAAAGTCTACTTGATTGTTATAATCTGAGGGATAATGCATGGTTGTGTGGGTTATATAGTGAGCGTACTTTTTGGGTACCGGCATATCTAAAAGATGTATTTTGGGCTGGAATGACTACCACGCAacgaagtgaaagtatgaatgcttttttttatggttatgtGCACTCATCAACTACATTGAAGGAATTGTGGATCAATACGATAGTGCTTTGCGTAGAAACTATTCTTGTGTTAGTGCTTCCCGAGGAACTATTCTAG